A stretch of Anomaloglossus baeobatrachus isolate aAnoBae1 chromosome 5 unlocalized genomic scaffold, aAnoBae1.hap1 SUPER_5_unloc_21, whole genome shotgun sequence DNA encodes these proteins:
- the LOC142259008 gene encoding uncharacterized protein LOC142259008, whose product MAERILHLTLEILFRLTGEDYTVVKKTSSERCQAPVSEGWGRPLSPITGPPPHPPIHEDINNQKILELTYKMIELLTGEVPIRCQDVTVYFSMEEWEYLEGHKDLYKDVMMEVPQPLTSPVLSSKRTTPERCPRPLLPQTCKQEDPDVPQDVFPPALSTDDCIGSSDGSLISSEFITEDESIPHDTYEEHTVVPDINPVLPRKVLSSEFFKQAQNSHLSQNCKQNKSYKRDVEYETDELVPTREKPFSCLKCRKCFASKSHLVDHQIYHTGKKPFSCQECGKCFFQKSYLFKHQRSHTGEKPFLSPECEKCFIPRITLANDQKINSRKNPFSCLECGKCFIQKSCLVRHQKIHTGEKPFSCSECGKCFFQKSCLVRHQKLHTGEKPFSSSECGKCFIWKSNLVVHQRSHTGEKPFSCSECGKCFIQRSAFVSHQRSHTGEKPFSCSECGKCFIQRSDLVRHQRSHTGEKPFSCSECEKCFSQMSHLVTHHKIHTADKPFSCSECGKCFFQKSCLVRHQKIHTGEKPFSCSECGKCFFQKSCLVRHQKLHTGEKPFSCSECGKCFIRKSNLVEHQRSHTGEKPFSCSECGKCFIQRSAFVRHQRSHTGEKPFSFRM is encoded by the exons ATggcagagaggatattacacctcaccctagagatcctcttccggcttactggagag gattacacagtagtgaagaagacctctagtgagcgctgtcaggcccctgtgtctgagggatggggaagacccctgagcccaatcacggggcctccacctcaccccccgatacatgaggacatcaataaccagaagatcctagaactcacctacaagatgattgagctgctgactggagag gttcctataaggtgtcaggatgtcaccgtctatttctccatggaggagtgggagtatttagaaggacacaaagatctgtacaaggacgtcatgatggaggttccccagcccctcacatcaccag ttctatccagtaagaggacaacaccagagagatgtccccgtcctcttctcccacagacctgtaaacaagaagaccccgatgttcctcaggatgtgtttcctccagctctatcca cagatgactgtattgggagttcagatggatctctaatatcttcagaatttataacagaagatgaaagtatcccacatgatacatatgaagagcatactgttgtcccagatataaatccagtccttcctcggaaagttcTATCATCTGAGTTTTTCAAGCAAGCCCAAAATTCCCatctatcacagaattgtaagcagaaTAAAAGTTACAAAAGGGATGTGGAATATGAAACGGATGAATTGGTTcctacaagggagaagccattttcatgtttaaaatgtaggaaatgttttgccagtaaatcacatcttgttgaccatcaaatatatcacactgggaagaagccattttcatgtcaagaatgtgggaaatgtttttttcagaaatccTATCTTTTTAAAcaccaaagatctcacacaggggagaagccatttttaagcccagaatgtgaaaaatgttttattccaaGAATAACCCTTGCTAACGATCAAAAAATTAACTCTAGGAAGAACCCATTTTCATGcttagagtgtgggaaatgttttattcagaaatcatgccttgttagacatcagaaaattcacacaggggagaagccattttcatgttcagaatgtggaaaatgtttttttcagaaatcatgccttgttagacatcagaaacttcacacaggggagaaaccattttcaagttcagagtgtgggaaatgttttatttggaaatcaaatcttgttgtgcatcaaagatctcacacaggagagaagccattttcatgttcagaatgtggaaaatgttttatccagAGATCAGCTtttgttagtcatcaaagatctcacacaggtgagaagccattttcatgttcagaatgtggaaaatgttttatccagagatcagatcttgttaggcatcaaagatctcacacaggtgagaagccattttcatgttcagaatgtgaaaaatgttttagtcagatgtcacatcttgttacacatcataaaattcacacagcggacaagccattttcatgttcagaatgtggaaaatgtttttttcagaaatcatgccttgttagacatcagaaaattcacacaggggagaagccattttcatgttcagaatgtggaaaatgtttttttcagaaatcatgccttgttagacatcagaaacttcacacaggggagaaaccattttcatgttcagagtgtgggaaatgttttattcggaaatcaaatcttgttgagcatcaaagatctcacacaggagagaagccattttcatgttcagaatgtggaaaatgttttatccagAGATCAGcttttgttaggcatcaaagatctcacacaggtgagaagccattttcattcagaatgtga